A window from Macaca thibetana thibetana isolate TM-01 chromosome 7, ASM2454274v1, whole genome shotgun sequence encodes these proteins:
- the LOC126958662 gene encoding ADP-ribosylation factor 1-like has protein sequence MPGSEQQPLRCPRPASFHLSTSMGNIFVNLFTGLFGKKEMRILVASLDAVGKTTILYKLQPGEIVTTIPATGFSVETVEYKNISFTVWDVGGQDKIRPLWRHYFQNTQGLIFVVDSNDRERVNEAREELMRMLAEDELRDAVLLVFANKQDLPNAMNAAEITDKLGLHFLCHRNWYIQATCATSGDGLYEGPDWLSNQLRNQK, from the coding sequence ATGCCTGGCTCGGAGCAGCAGCCTCTGAGGTGTCCCCGGCCAGCGTCCTTCCACCTGTCCACAAGCATGGGGAACATCTTCGTCAACCTCTTCACGGGCCTTTTTGGCAAAAAAGAAATGCGCATCCTCGTGGCGAGTCTGGATGCTGTGGGGAAGACCACGATCCTGTACAAGCTTCAGCCGGGTGAGATCGTGACCACCATTCCCGCCACAGGCTTCAGCGTGGAAACCGTGGAGTACAAGAACATCAGCTTCACTGTGTGGGACGTGGGTGGCCAGGACAAGATCCGGCCCCTGTGGCGCCACTACTTCCAGAACACACAAGGCCTGATCTTCGTGGTGGACAGCAATGACAGAGAACGCGTGAACGAGGCCCGTGAGGAGCTCATGAGGATGCTGGCCGAGGACGAGCTCCGGGATGCTGTCCTCCTGGTGTTTGCCAACAAGCAGGACCTCCCCAATGCCATGAATGCGGCTGAGATCACAGACAAGCTGGGGCTGCACTTCCTATGCCACAGGAACTGGTACATTCAGGCCACCTGTGCCACCAGCGGTGACGGGCTCTATGAAGGACCAGACTGGCTGTCCAATCAGCTCCGGAACCAGAAGTGA